Proteins found in one Pseudochaenichthys georgianus chromosome 13, fPseGeo1.2, whole genome shotgun sequence genomic segment:
- the zc3h4 gene encoding zinc finger CCCH domain-containing protein 4: MAVESMTVHPNSPTTNHEHNSLLTDERPEDGELEEGELEDDGGEVEEKEVGGGVSAVAVEGAGDGVEEAGGGEAVGEGAADRPRRSKEGHASSNSDEERSHRRKRKRKKEREREREKRRAKKKRKSKHKRHASSDDDHSELSDDSVYSPSEKRKYREYSPQYPPPPTHGGYSGSKKGSYMKMDKQSYGGYEDFEEENFEGEEEEEVADEDYDDFNKELNQYRKAKEGGGPRGGRGGRGRMKTQRGRGLMRGGRRGRGGSRGRGGRGGSGGGGGGGKMGGEKMGGENDDGDGYGEEMEFGDDDYDNMGEEDYDEYSNQYKKSKDRGRGGKGLRGRGRGKGGRGMLRGGRGRNRGRGRGDMGNDDDNNNNNGDMDNGDGGGGGDGPGPMRRNPNEKHQDKKGKAICKYYIEGRCTWGDHCNFSHDIELPKKKELCKFYITGFCARADHCPYMHGEFPCKLFHTTGNCVNGDECMFSHDALNEDTQDLLDKMLAEDAEAGAEDEKEVEELKKQGINPLPKPPPGVGLLPTPPRLLPVDNNTGGGDFGGPPSGDFGGPPPNQGPNANKGPPPGPGPGPGSNPCVPPPVHGPDVNLFQGGPPNPSGPPPHMGPPPPCGGGGGGGGPGKKIPSLFEIKVQPTGQLAHKLAVRGQTPSSNQGQTAAPGPPGAPPPCFPPPPGMMPPDMQNMGPNHGMNQGPPNMGPPPMMGGFSSGDGPPHGGALPQGPPPGGGNFFNNFFHPQDSMMEGVVQEGDNYQGFSGMDERGGGAGNAGHQSGGQEGFANGASANQGGISVPDFLPPAQRVLFMRIQQKQQEEEERARRMAEGGAEKSREAEGDSGNWYSSEDEDGGSSVTSILKTLRQQTQAPPKSDGPRSDPRLLKASPANPPPRPADPRMARDPRLARGADSADSTLPMPTIASSGPPADPRLARLAAAVSTGPPHVPPATKPELPLVYKPPPLTTPAAAEEEETERVLRDKPVPIPLDPLMGMALRDPRSQLQQFSHIKKDIVLHMPAFIKTITWSPEDLLPLPAPKPDLLPLPPGIPPVSSIEPRPTRSQPPLQPSLSHSHPPPLHPHPPPSSLDPPAPSSSSTLPDFELLSRILKTVNSSPSQTPSPPLLPPPIPPMSLLGPPPSIPPPPVEKPVDPRMSRKGPSDPRLQPQKSALKQPSEPLPPPVPSASPAPPSSSSTPPIAPYDPRMFSSGGAGRGVGAGPAGGASVLSNISLYDPRTNKPGSPGAGSGSNNSPNSASVESKPSDPPAAKPKSKEPLFVRKSALDQPEPEKSVEQGTDRYNSYNRPRPKPAPSPNSTAQGGPAAAAGQGPPGASGDQGPAGVHNLPVSTLFGAVKQAAKPGGTGSPFGGSSPVQVEQSTAEQDKASLKDVFKGFDPTASPFCQ; the protein is encoded by the exons GCCAGAGGATGGGGAGCTGGAGGAGGGCGAGCTGGAAGATGATGGgggagaggtggaggagaaggAGGTTGGTGGAGGTGTGTCTGCAGTCGCAGTAGAAGGAGCTGGAGATGGCGTAGAAGAAGCAGGTGGAGGTGAAGCGGTAGGGGAAGGGGCCGCGGACAGGCCTCGGAGGAGTAAGGAGGGCCACGCCAGCAGCAACTCAGACGAGGAGAGGTCCCACCGccgcaagaggaagaggaagaaagagagagagcgagagagggagaagaggagggccAAGAAGAAACGCAAATCCAAACACAAA CGCCATGCGTCCTCTGATGACGACCACTCAGAGCTCAGCGACGACTCTGTCTACAGTCCCAGTGAGAAGAGGAAGTACAGAGAGTACAGtccacagtaccccccccctccG ACTCATGGGGGCTACAGCGGCTCAAAGAAAGGCAGCTACATGAAGATGGACAAGCAGAGCTATGGAGGCTACGAAGACTTTGAAGAGGAGAACTTtgagggagaggaagaggaggaagttgCTGATGAAGACTACGACGACTTCAACAAGGAGCTGAACCAGTACCGCAAGGCGAAGGAGGGTGGAGGCCCACGTGGGGGGCGAG GGGGAAGAGGTCGCATGAAAACCCAGAGAGGCCGTGGACTGAtgaggggggggaggagaggaagaggagggagcagaggaagaggaggtcgAGGGGGAA gcggcggaggaggaggaggaggaaagatgGGAGGAGAAAAGATGGGAGGAGAAAATGACGATGGAGACGGCTATGGAGAAGAGATGGAG TTTGGAGATGATGACTATGACAACATGGGTGAGGAGGACTACGATGAGTACTCAAATCAGTACAAGAAGTCCAAAGACAGAGGCCGAG GGGGTAAAGGTCTCcgcgggagagggagagggaaagGAGGGCGCGGTATGctcagaggaggaagaggtcgAAACCGGGGGAGAGGAAGAGGCGACATGGGCAACGAtgacgacaacaacaacaacaacggggacATGGACAACGGG GACGGCGGTGGAGGAGGTGATGGACCTGGACCAATGAGGAGGAATCCCAACGAGAAGCACCAGGATAAGAAAGGGAAGGCCATCTGCAAGTACTACATCGAGGGGCGCTGCACCTGG GGGGACCACTGCAACTTCAGCCACGACATTGAGCTGCCCAAGAAGAAGGAGCTGTGCAAGTTCTACATCACTGGGTTCTGTGCCCGGGCTGACCACTGTCCTTACATGCATG GCGAGTTCCCCTGCAAGCTGTTCCACACCACGGGGAACTGTGTCAACGGAGACGAGTGCATGTTCTCCCATGACGCCCTGAATGAAGACACCCAGGACCTGCTCGACAAG ATGCTGGCGGAGGATGCGGAGGCGGGAGCGGAGGATGAGAAGGAGGTGGAGGAGCTGAAGAAGCAAGGCATCAACCCCCTCCCCAAACCCCCTCCTGGAGTCGGCCTCCTCCCCACCCCTCCCCGGCTCCTTCCTGTAGACAACAATACAGGGGGTGGAGATTTTGGCGGGCCCCCGTCAGGTGACTTCGGGGGTCCTCCACCTAACCAGGGGCCCAATGCCAACAAAGGTCCCCCCCCTGGGCCTGGGCCTGGTCCTGGGTCCAACCCCTGTGTTCCTCCCCCTGTCCATGGCCCTGATGTAAATCTCTTCCAAGGTGGGCCCCCAAATCCCAGTGGCCCTCCTCCCCACATGGGCCCCCCACCTCCatgtggtggtggtggaggaggtGGTGGCCCCGGGAAGAAGATCCCCTCCCTGTTCGAGATCAAAGTCCAGCCCACAGGACAGCTGGCTCACAAACTGGCTGTCAG GGGCCAGACTCCCAGTAGCAACCAGGGTCAGACTGCAGCACCGGGGCCCCCTGGGGCCCCTCCACCCTGCTTTCCTCCTCCCCCAGGCATGATGCCCCCTGACATGCAGAACATGGGCCCCAACCACGGGATGAACCAGGGTCCCCCCAACATGGGCCCCCCTCCCATGATGGGAGGATTTTCTTCTGGTGACGGCCCTCCTCATGGAGGAGCCCTACCCCAAGGGCCTCCTCCAGGAGGAGGAAACTTCTTCAATAACTTCTTCCACCCGCAGGACTCAATGATGGAGGGAGTGGTGCAAGAAG GTGACAACTACCAGGGTTTCTCTGGCATGgacgagagaggaggaggagcagggaACGCTGGGCATCAGTCCGGTGGCCAGGAAGGCTTTGCTAATGGAGCATCAGCCAATCAGGGAGGGATCTCTGTGCCTGACTTCCTGCCTCCAGCGCAGCGCGTGCTGTTCATGAGGATCCAGCAGAAgcagcaagaggaagaggagagagcCCGCAGGATGGCCGAGGGGGGGGCAGAGAAGAGTCGAGAGGCTGAAG GTGACTCTGGGAACTGGTACTCGAGTGAGGATGAGGACGGAGGGAGCAGTGTGACGTCCATCTTGAAGACGCTCCGTCAGCAGACCCAGGCCCCCCCTAAATCTGACGGCCCCCGGAGCGACCCTCGCCTCCTGAAGGCCTCTCCTGCCAACCCTCCTCCCCGGCCCGCAGACCCCCGCATGGCTCGGGACCCTCGCCTGGCCCGTGGTGCAGACTCGGCTGACTCCACCCTCCCCATGCCCACTATAGCCTCCTCTGGACCCCCAGCAGACCCCAGGTTAGCCCGTCTAGCTGCTGCTGTGTCAACAGGACCCCCCCACGTGCCCCCTGCAACCAAACCGGAGCTTCCTCTGGTCTACAAGCCCCCGCCCCTCACAACCCCGGCAgcggcagaggaggaggagacggaGCGGGTCCTACGAGACAAGCCGGTCCCCATCCCTCTGGACCCCCTCATGGGCATGGCTCTCAGAGACCCCCGCTCACAGCTGCAGCAGTTCAGCCACATCAAGAAGGACATTGTGCTCCACATGCCAGCCTTCATCAAGACCATCACCTGGTCTCCGGAGGACCTCCTTCCCCTCCCGGCCCCAAAGCCCGACCTCCTCCCACTCCCCCCCGGCATCCCTCCCGTCTCCTCCATAGAACCACGTCCGACCCGCTCTCAGCCGCCGCTCCAACCGTCGCTCTCTCACTCACATCCTCCTCCCCTTCACCctcacccccctccctcctccctgGACCCCCctgccccctcctcctcctccaccctcCCAGACTTTGAGCTGCTGTCTCGTATCCTGAAGACTGTCAACTCCAGCCCATCCCAAACtccttcccctcctctcctACCCCCCCCTATTCCCCCTATGTCGCTCCTGGGGCCACCTCCATCCATACCTCCCCCACCCGTAGAAAAGCCAGTCGACCCCCGTATGTCCCGAAAAGGCCCCTCGGACCCCCGCCTCCAGCCTCAGAAGTCGGCTCTGAAGCAACCCTCTGAGCCCCTGCCCCCCCCTGTACCCTCTGCCTCTCCAGCACCACCATCCAGCTCCTCCACCCCTCCCATCGCCCCCTATGACCCCAGGATGTTCTCCTCAGGTGGGGCAGGCCGCGGTGTGGGGGCCGGGCCAGCAGGGGGAGCCAGCGTGCTGAGCAACATCAGTCTGTATGACCCAAGGACTAACAAACCAGGTAGCCCCGGAGCCGGCAGCGGCTCCAACAACTCCCCCAACTCAGCCAGCGTGGAGTCCAAACCCAGCGACCCCCCCGCGGCTAAACCCAAGTCCAAGGAGCCCCTGTTTGTCCGGAAGTCGGCTCTGGACCAACCAGAGCCGGAAAAAAGTGTCGAGCAAGGAACCGACCGATACAACAGCTACAACCGGCCCCGGCCCAAACCCGCACCCTCGCCCAACTCCACAGCACAGGGGGGTCCTGCAGCCGCAGCAGGGCAGGGGCCTCCAGGAGCTTCTGGGGATCAGGGGCCCGCGGGGGTCCACAACCTCCCAGTGTCCACTTTATTTGGCGCGGTGAAGCAGGCGGCCAAACCCGGCGGGACGGGGAGCCCGTTCGGGGGGAGCAGCCCGGTGCAGGTGGAGCAGAGCACCGCGGAGCAGGACAAGGCCTCGCTGAAGGACGTGTTCAAGGGCTTCGACCCCACGGCCTCGCCCTTCTGCCAGTGA